A region of Micromonas commoda chromosome 4, complete sequence DNA encodes the following proteins:
- a CDS encoding predicted protein, which produces MALDLDRVYKQRIRIQDFFGDFDRLRCGSITPTQFARALALAGFNLTQAQYRELSDAYPSTVEDRPVCYKDFCADVNGVFTKYNLEKAPTQEVDPAPASLLDTERFSAKPTRSLGDAKDEEVDALLDAIAEGVRKRRVEVKPFFNDACANQNSPMRVNHVTKAQFKQVVRAHVARELGDESMDAVADRFSDDDGFVNFVSFSACVDPKEEAYHPYRRSLQ; this is translated from the exons ATGGCGCTCGATCTG GATCGCGTGTACAAGCAGCGCATCCGCATCCAGGACTTCTTCGGCGACTTCGACCGCCTGCGATGCGGCTCGATAACCCCGACGCagttcgcccgcgcgctcgcgctcgcgggtttCAACCTGACCCAGGCGCAGTACCGCGAGCTGAGCGACGCGTACCCCTCCACCGTGGAGGACAGGCCGGTGTGCTACAAGGACTTCTGCGCGGACGTCAACGGCGTGTTCACCAAGTACAACCTCGAGAAGGCGCCGACGCAGGAGGTTgacccggcgccggcatCCTTGCTCGACACCGAGCGCTTCTCCGCGAAACCCACGCGTTCGCTGggcgacgccaaggacgaggaggtggacgcgctgctcgacgccatcgcggagggcgtGCGCAAGCGGCGGGTGGAGGTGAAGCCGTTCTTcaacgacgcgtgcgccaacCAGAACTCCCCGATGCGCGTTAATCACGTCACCAAGGCGCAGTTCAAGCAGGTGGTGCgggcgcacgtcgccagggagctcggcgacgaatcgatggacgccgtcgccgatcggttcagcgacgacgacgggttcgtcAACTTCGTGTCGTTCTCGGCGTGCGTGGAcccgaaggaggaggcgtacCATCCGTACCGGCGGAGCCTCCAGTGA
- a CDS encoding predicted protein, with protein LDERERDTLAARCARVTFQPGAKIMRQGDEGDKFYILLKGSAVALKRDGKGSGGDAAGGGDRDNRVYRSYGPGAHFGELALLTNKPRSATVVAQEKVVALVLDKNALVELRSTVPSLEDHIVRGMRHYDHIEMFTSMAMA; from the coding sequence ctcgacgagcggGAGAGGGACAcgctggcggcgcggtgcgcgagggtgacgtTTCAGCCCGGGGCGAAGATCATGCGGCAAGGGGACGAGGGGGATAAGTTCTACATCCTCCTGAAGggctccgcggtggcgctgaaGCGCGACGGAAAGGGAAgtgggggcgacgcggctggcggcggcgaccgcgataACAGGGTGTATCGCAGTTACGGCCCCGGCGCGCATTTCGGCGAGCTGGCTTTGCTGACGAACAAGCCCAGGTCCGCCACCGTCGTGGCGCAGGAGAaggtcgtcgcgctcgtgctcgacAAGAACGCGCTGGTCGAGCTGCGATCGACGGTGCCGTCGCTCGAGGACCACATCGTGCGCGGCATGCGCCACTACGATCACATCGAGATGTTCACGTCGATGGCGATGGCGTAa